The genomic DNA GATAATTGTAATTAGAGTTTATTCACCCATAAGAATATCTTAAATAGTCGATCAAGGctaaaagaaaattggtgaatgcaatatgtttattttcaatcAAGTTTATAAAGTGAAAATAGGTTAACTTTTTCTACCTTAAAAAAGGAGTAGTTGATGACTTCATGATTTCGACACATAAGTCTATCGTATCGGATATTGGGAAGACTCATAAAGACATTTCCACATTCCCTATCCACCATCATGTGATTCATCAGCGCCAGAATCAAACTCAGAACGTGTCATATAAAATACGAGTCTAGAATTCATCTCCAACCACTGAGTCGTCTCATGGTGGTTAAAAAATATACTTATTAACTCGAAATAAATTGTTTTACGTCTAAAGCAAGCAATGTAACATATCAACCATGTAGTCATTTAGCAAATAGGAAAAGCTCACATGCCATTGCATACACTAATCCTTTGATCCCATCACAATCTTTACAAGCTTAAGCAGTACATATCATGATTCAGCTAATTAACCAACGGTACATGATCATGGTCTACTGATTAAAAAACCAAACATGATATGCACATAAAGATACTTCTCTAAGAAGAGAAGGCGTCAATAATGGTGGTGTGGAGCGGGTCACTCAAATGGGTAGCCCAGTTATTAAGTGGTCCCTTCCCGGTGACGGCGGCTTGCACGGCAAACCCCAGGAACGCAACCATGGCGAGGCGGGCGTGCTTGATTTCGGCCAGCTGAAGAGTGGCCTTCTTTTCCGGGTCAGCAGCAAGACCCAACGGGTCGAAGAACTTGCCACCCGGGTACAACCTCTTTTCCGGGTCGAGCTCGGCGTTCCTCTGGAACTCGATGTAACCAATCACTAGAACTTCGATCCAGATCAACGTGGTTAGCGAGAAAGGGAGTGGCTGACCCAAGTAGGATGATCCTTCGATGAGCTCCACCTGTACAAATAGGTCAACATAATTAGTGTTGACTGTGTGAAGTGAACAGGCGAAAAAAATACACTTCATGTAAGCATTTTAAAAGATACTAGACACTAGTTAGGTGGTGGATTAAAGTCTAGGGCTAAGGTTGGATTTAAGAAAATTtgttatatattgtataaataagtgtctacttctacttaaaaaaaaatacataattttattgAGATACTAACttgcaaaatagaatgatatataaattataaagtattagaagttaatgaaaatatgagaaacaaacatataatatgTATTCATCTAAATATTTAAcaagttttttaaaatttattaaaaaaaaatgcaaactgAAAGTTATGTATTTTATGTCTAAATGAGAGATATAACTTAGGCGGATGCTTAGACAAATATGAGCAGATTAAACGAACGCCTAAACAGGTCTAAacgttttttattaattttcaaacgaCTAGAGATTAATCGACGTGGTAACCATAGAAAGAGCctaatttgtttctttgttactcTCTGAATTTTTTCTATTTAAGTGATCGTGAGGAGTGAATCAAATGACGAACTTCGTAACGAGGGAGAATATAGTCAATTTGATTTGGCGCCaaatcaaaacatgaaaaatggaAGTTAAGTACCTTTCCGGCGTCTTGCCATGTGATACCGGTGACGGACTCAACAGTGAGAGCACCGAGCGTGGCGAGCATGGCCCACCTTCCATGAATCAGCTCGCACTCCCTAAACCTCTGCAGCCCAAACACCTCCGTGTAAGGCTGAAACGGCGTCGACTGGACGTCCGCGGTTTCGGTTCGGGTCCCGATAACGTCACCCGCCAAGTTCTTGGCCAAATTCTGGTCCAACCCGTCGTAGTCGTACTGTAAATACTCCGCGGGTTTGCCCAAACCGAACGGGTCGAACCCGTAGTCGCCCACCAAGCTCCCGTCCAGCCATTCAGGAGCCTTGGCGCCCGGGTACCAGAGCGGGCGGTCTGTTGAGAAagtgggttttgttttcttgggcTTCTTGGCGCCGAATCCGAAACGGGCCTGGACCCGTCCCGAGTTCGAGTACGCGTCGGTCGGAAGGCGTGTCCCGATGAATGAGGATGCAGCGGCGGCAGCAGCTGTGGTTGTTGCCATGGTTGTGTGCTAAGATTGCAATGTATGTTTTAAGTGAATTTGGTTGGGATTTATGTGGAGGTGGAAGTTGAAGTATTTTATCGGGTTCGAATGGATGATCCGATGTGGCGGGTTCGTGGGCGTTGGATTGAGGAGAGTATCCATCTGACGGCTGTGAGGGTATCGGCCTTATCTTTGCCTTATCTgaagagaggggggggggggggggggttttggAAATTTGTACACAATTGACTGTTGTGGCATTTCTTGTGGCTGAGGTTACAAGTACCATAAAATCtagtttgtttttttcttgTGGTTGCCACTTCCTCAGTGATTTCTTCCATTTCGTATTAATTTGGTACAACAGAGCATTGctcgacttttttttttccttaaacgagtaatttatttttaccactacttttaactttttttttttttttttacctaaaaCTGTGAATTATGTGAGATAAAGGTGTTTTCCTAAAGCTCAATCCACAAGGAAGACCCAAGGTGTCTTAGCATAAACCCATAAGATTAGAAAATAACTTACATATCAAGGCTTATTTTTATCAcaacttttagttttttttcatccaaaactgtgaaacaAAATGttgaagttgaatgtttaccaaacacaattttttttttgatatccgttttttttcttttaaaactcATCGGTACCAAGCTAGTACTACATAGGATCAAAGCAATGCCATCAAAATGCACTTGTTTCTGTACATATATGCCCACCTCTTTTGGATATTAATATCTGAACAGTTGATTCTATGTTGTAATGTTCAGCTTTAGATGCGTCTTTGTCTTTTTAAGAGAGCTTGTGCATAAGCATCTGAAAATTGTAATGTCATGTGTAGGTCACTATCGGCACGGCGTCTACCGCGGTCTGGATGATCGACGTGTGTGCGGCAGCGCCGCATCTTCCACCAAACAGGTTCCCGGCCCTTGGAAGAAAAATCGGAAACTGGTTGCTTACACACCGTGTTCCGCCTTGCCTTTCCACCAATAAAGAAAACAACTTTCATGCTTGCTTACAAAGATAAGGAACCTCTAAACTAACACAAATAAAATGGTAGTATTGCaattaattacaaattaaagaaaaaattgtcaAAGTAATGCAACACTATTTACATTTTCCAATTTAAATGGGAAATATGGAAAGAATTGTAACGAGAATGTCCCAGTTGATACTCCAGCCCCTGTTAATTGTCCTTACTGATAACAAGGACCGAAAGAACATGCGAGTATGAACCCCTTACCGACGAAGATCATACGAAACAAACGCAGGATTTGGGGCGATGAGAGGAAGCTTATCGATGTACATAAAAAGTCTCTTCGAATTCTCCCTAGAGATTGCAGACAGATCAACAATCTCGCTGTTGCTGGTGTAGATCCAAAGATCACTTGAGTTGACTCTTTTGAGACTGTCCCGACAGAAGGGGCACGATTGAGACCGCGTACGCCTACACAAATCAAAGGGGAAATCTTCTCAGCTGTGCATATTTGCATGAATTGGTGTAGCCAAAGGAAAAACATACGTCTTAGATTCCGATTATATATGCTAGTGACGACTCGACCTTCGTGCTATGTTATCACTTATGAGAACCGAACATCATCTTCTCACTTTCAATTCATTCTTGTTAGTGTTTGTCTAACTGTAATTCACTCTTGCAGTATAGAAACGTCTACCCTAGAAATATTTCCGTCATCTGGTATATCGACTGCTAAATTTCGAAGTATACCGATCTAAATTATTGTGTTTCAGCCAAATTTCAGCCTATCTATGTGCAAGTAAAGATTACTAGAATCTTCAACCACTTGTGCTTTCgttaagaaaaatgagaaaataaaatcaacaagCAAAAGGGGAAAACGAAGGACAAAGTAACAGCTGCTTACCAGTTTCGGTAGCACTTCATACACATAGAATGACTGCAATTGGGCAATACGACCTTGCTGTTCATCTCCATGCAAATACCACATTCTTCTTCTCGCTCTAAATCAATTTCAGTGAGCTTTCCTTTGTCCGTCTCATTTTTTCTCTTGTACTTGGCGGATAAGATTTCTTTCTGTTTCCTATCTTCTACATCAGTCATTCCTCTCTGGAGTTGCAATAACGAGGGAAATATCACGCCTG from Pyrus communis chromosome 17, drPyrComm1.1, whole genome shotgun sequence includes the following:
- the LOC137723535 gene encoding chlorophyll a-b binding protein CP29.1, chloroplastic, whose amino-acid sequence is MATTTAAAAAASSFIGTRLPTDAYSNSGRVQARFGFGAKKPKKTKPTFSTDRPLWYPGAKAPEWLDGSLVGDYGFDPFGLGKPAEYLQYDYDGLDQNLAKNLAGDVIGTRTETADVQSTPFQPYTEVFGLQRFRECELIHGRWAMLATLGALTVESVTGITWQDAGKVELIEGSSYLGQPLPFSLTTLIWIEVLVIGYIEFQRNAELDPEKRLYPGGKFFDPLGLAADPEKKATLQLAEIKHARLAMVAFLGFAVQAAVTGKGPLNNWATHLSDPLHTTIIDAFSS
- the LOC137723061 gene encoding E3 ubiquitin-protein ligase AIRP2-like yields the protein MFRVFYGRDEKIVKTIKKSKMRKSFKDSIKALEADIQFANTLASDYPREYDGACLQMRLSYRPAAQFFWFLIRWTDCHLAGALGLLRILIYKAYEDGKTTMSIHEREASLKEFYGVIFPSLLQLQRGMTDVEDRKQKEILSAKYKRKNETDKGKLTEIDLEREEECGICMEMNSKVVLPNCSHSMCMKCYRNWRTRSQSCPFCRDSLKRVNSSDLWIYTSNSEIVDLSAISRENSKRLFMYIDKLPLIAPNPAFVSYDLRR